From a region of the Deltaproteobacteria bacterium genome:
- the ndk gene encoding nucleoside-diphosphate kinase, which produces MSKEQTLSIIKPDGVAKNIIGECLARFEKAGLKIVASKMVRLSAHEAGQFYAIHKDRPFYKDLVAYMTSGPVLVSVLEGENAILKNREIMGATDPQKAAVGTLRRDFATSIEANVVHGSDAAETARNEITFFFGVSQIFSR; this is translated from the coding sequence ATGTCAAAAGAACAAACCCTCTCCATCATCAAACCGGATGGTGTTGCAAAAAATATCATTGGTGAATGTCTGGCCCGCTTTGAAAAAGCGGGTTTAAAAATTGTGGCCAGTAAAATGGTTCGGCTTTCGGCCCACGAAGCCGGGCAATTTTACGCCATTCACAAAGATCGCCCTTTCTACAAAGATTTGGTGGCCTACATGACTTCAGGCCCCGTGCTGGTGAGTGTGCTTGAAGGCGAAAATGCCATCCTCAAAAACCGGGAAATCATGGGAGCCACTGATCCTCAAAAGGCGGCTGTAGGAACCCTCCGTCGCGATTTCGCGACCTCCATCGAAGCCAACGTGGTGCATGGATCGGACGCGGCTGAAACAGCCAGGAATGAAATCACTTTTTTCTTTGGGGTCTCGCAGATTTTTTCGAGATAA
- the sucD gene encoding succinate--CoA ligase subunit alpha, translated as MSVLVNKNTKVMTQGITGKTGQFHTQQCKAYGTQMVAGVTPGKGGQAFEGIPIFNSVAEAKSKTGANVSVIYVPPPYAAKAILEAVEADLDLVVCITEGIPVNDMIQVKRSMQGKRTRLIGPNCPGIITPGECKIGIMPGHIHRPGKVAVVSRSGTLTYEAVDQVTKMGWGQSTCIGIGGDPVNGTNFVDCLKLFNEDPATEAMVMIGEIGGSAEEEAADYIKRHVKKPVAGFIAGISAPPGKRMGHAGAIIAGGKGTAKDKIAALESAGVRIARTIAEIGLALKEIYS; from the coding sequence ATGTCAGTGTTGGTCAACAAAAACACCAAAGTCATGACCCAAGGGATCACTGGAAAAACGGGTCAATTTCATACCCAACAATGTAAAGCCTATGGCACACAAATGGTGGCCGGAGTCACTCCCGGTAAAGGCGGCCAGGCGTTTGAAGGAATTCCTATCTTCAATTCGGTAGCCGAGGCCAAGTCAAAAACCGGCGCCAATGTTTCGGTGATTTATGTGCCTCCTCCTTATGCCGCGAAGGCCATTTTAGAGGCGGTGGAGGCCGATCTGGATTTGGTGGTTTGTATTACCGAAGGCATTCCCGTCAACGACATGATTCAAGTGAAGCGCAGCATGCAAGGGAAACGCACTCGTCTCATCGGACCGAATTGCCCGGGGATTATTACTCCCGGAGAATGCAAGATTGGAATCATGCCAGGGCACATTCATCGTCCCGGAAAAGTAGCTGTGGTCTCGCGTTCCGGAACCCTTACCTACGAGGCGGTGGATCAGGTGACCAAGATGGGCTGGGGACAATCCACCTGCATTGGCATTGGTGGAGACCCGGTCAATGGAACCAATTTTGTGGATTGCCTTAAATTATTTAATGAAGATCCAGCCACTGAGGCGATGGTGATGATTGGTGAAATTGGAGGCTCTGCCGAAGAAGAAGCGGCGGATTACATCAAACGACACGTAAAAAAACCTGTGGCCGGATTTATTGCGGGCATTTCGGCCCCTCCCGGGAAACGCATGGGGCACGCGGGTGCCATCATTGCGGGGGGAAAGGGTACTGCAAAAGATAAAATTGCCGCCCTGGAATCCGCCGGAGTAAGAATAGCCAGAACCATTGCGGAAATTGGATTGGCTCTTAAAGAAATATATTCCTAA